From the Halalkalicoccus sp. CGA53 genome, one window contains:
- a CDS encoding winged helix-turn-helix domain-containing protein, which translates to MKDEGAFDGIEPGGVTPTEAFSILGNGTRVAILQALWEGEEPMSFSDLREAVGVDKGNFNYHLNELSHFVRRREGGYELRETGNQVIRAVLTGVITDVPELDPVPIGRPCPFCDSPIELRYEDETMMASCESCAGTSGGDLPRGVFMSIDGFPPAGLAGRSLPEVLEVAHLLFEASAATMVQGVCPECAVETDTEILVCEEHAIGPDGLCESCGRVPELLVEFTCPNCETASRPVLWMPAIYHPAAIALFYERWGFDTFRELQRLFFTNPEYVEAISEEVVSTDPLRVRVEFPAETGRLGLTFDEGFDVVEIERPG; encoded by the coding sequence ATGAAGGACGAAGGAGCGTTCGACGGGATCGAACCGGGCGGAGTGACGCCCACGGAGGCGTTCTCGATCCTCGGCAACGGGACCCGCGTCGCGATCCTCCAGGCGCTCTGGGAGGGCGAGGAGCCGATGAGCTTCTCCGACCTCCGGGAGGCCGTCGGCGTCGACAAGGGGAACTTCAACTACCATCTGAACGAGCTATCGCACTTCGTTCGCCGGAGGGAGGGGGGCTACGAACTCAGGGAGACCGGAAACCAGGTGATCCGCGCCGTTCTCACGGGTGTGATCACCGACGTCCCCGAACTGGACCCCGTTCCGATCGGCCGGCCCTGTCCGTTCTGTGACTCGCCGATCGAACTCCGCTACGAGGACGAGACGATGATGGCGAGCTGTGAGAGCTGTGCGGGGACCAGCGGCGGGGACCTCCCACGCGGCGTGTTCATGAGCATCGACGGCTTTCCGCCCGCGGGGCTCGCGGGTCGGTCGCTCCCGGAGGTGCTGGAGGTCGCGCACCTGCTCTTCGAGGCGAGCGCCGCGACGATGGTACAGGGCGTCTGCCCGGAGTGTGCCGTGGAGACCGACACCGAGATACTCGTCTGCGAGGAGCACGCGATCGGCCCCGACGGGCTCTGTGAGTCCTGCGGTCGCGTCCCGGAGCTGCTGGTCGAGTTCACCTGCCCGAACTGTGAGACCGCCTCCCGGCCCGTGCTCTGGATGCCCGCGATCTACCACCCGGCGGCGATCGCCCTCTTCTACGAGCGCTGGGGGTTCGACACCTTCCGGGAGCTGCAGCGGCTGTTCTTCACGAACCCCGAGTACGTCGAGGCGATCTCCGAAGAGGTCGTCTCGACCGATCCCCTGCGCGTTCGCGTCGAGTTCCCGGCCGAGACGGGACGGCTCGGGCTGACGTTCGACGAGGGGTTCGACGTCGTCGAGATCGAGCGACCGGGCTAG
- a CDS encoding DUF4870 domain-containing protein, whose translation MSTKDADVEAELSNDRIETEPATGDETPTSVGGLDENIVGALAYLFPPLLAIVFYFIEEDNEFVRFHAVQSIIIFGGMIALSMGLFVFGFVLDVIPVVGLLFALLTGLVSLLLMPVAFVLWLVLTYKAYKGDRDGLPVTGDMAKNYV comes from the coding sequence ATGAGTACGAAAGACGCGGACGTCGAAGCGGAACTGAGCAACGATCGAATCGAGACCGAGCCGGCGACGGGCGACGAGACGCCGACCTCCGTCGGCGGGCTGGACGAGAACATCGTGGGTGCGCTCGCGTATCTCTTCCCGCCCCTGCTCGCCATCGTCTTCTACTTCATCGAGGAGGACAACGAGTTCGTCCGGTTCCACGCGGTCCAGAGCATCATCATCTTCGGAGGGATGATCGCGCTCTCGATGGGGCTGTTCGTCTTCGGGTTCGTCCTCGACGTGATCCCGGTCGTGGGCCTACTCTTCGCGCTCCTGACGGGACTGGTGTCGCTGCTGTTGATGCCGGTCGCCTTCGTGCTCTGGCTCGTGCTGACGTACAAGGCGTACAAGGGCGACAGGGACGGCCTGCCGGTCACCGGCGATATGGCGAAGAACTACGTCTGA